A region from the Bombyx mori chromosome 15, ASM3026992v2 genome encodes:
- the LOC101737149 gene encoding ichor: protein MKCAGVAGAGASDDLLLSGCWLDPKLEASSPPPACHDLIDSLLAPPPLAELKPLPPFTGYTGHLSINGISGHHFHAIAQRLPEENNNYPTQSGYGTDHDVVSSSTCVADAEPPDLEDVKPFLEPQDTKPFSESSGPGAPDSCAASCSPPAKLFEDNHKQDMYDISSIEDIAAIIGSAIADTTVPNQPEDPDRNDSRDSWMDIDALISGACSQHGDKIVPHDLSEFGLPSSPPAAPHSHNTNIDFPCKNQDFKSDFLQKNLNAGSTLQTLLTHGYMPLLHNRLQNGPPVKQEAPSSTSYGMDVISTSSPPGNAVSTTDGVSGLLNGRYASHYALGLKSDGLCSPDRIIGYPHAHTTTSSTSSKKRSRAKAKQGNNGNNIHGTSLAFPSATAAELSGLLGKEKPVHRCGICNRGFLNKSNIKVHLRTHTGEKPFRCDVCAKAFRQKAHLIKHQQIHKRIGRD from the coding sequence ATGAAGTGCGCGGGGGTGGCGGGGGCCGGTGCCTCCGACGACCTGCTGCTCAGCGGCTGCTGGCTCGACCCCAAGCTGGAGGCATCCTCGCCGCCACCCGCCTGCCACGACCTCATAGACTCCTTACTAGCTCCTCCACCTTTAGCCGAGCTCAAACCTCTGCCCCCCTTCACCGGCTACACTGGCCATCTCTCCATCAACGGCATCTCTGGCCATCATTTCCACGCCATCGCTCAACGCCTTCCGGAGGAGAACAATAATTACCCTACTCAGAGCGGCTACGGGACTGACCACGACGTAGTTTCTTCGTCGACGTGCGTAGCCGACGCAGAGCCTCCCGATTTGGAGGACGTCAAGCCTTTCTTGGAGCCGCAGGACACGAAACCTTTTTCGGAATCATCGGGACCCGGTGCGCCTGATTCCTGTGCGGCGTCCTGCTCCCCTCCTGCTAAGCTTTTCGAAGACAATCATAAACAAGACATGTACGATATTAGCTCGATAGAAGACATTGCGGCCATCATCGGGTCGGCGATAGCGGACACGACTGTCCCTAACCAGCCCGAGGATCCCGACCGGAATGACTCTCGAGATAGCTGGATGGACATCGACGCCCTGATATCGGGCGCCTGCAGCCAGCACGGCGACAAGATAGTCCCACACGATCTCTCCGAATTCGGTCTGCCGAGTTCACCCCCGGCTGCGCCGCACAGTCACAATACGAACATAGATTTTCCATGCAAAAACCAAGACTTCAAAAGTGATTTCCTGCAAAAGAATTTGAACGCGGGCTCGACGCTTCAGACGCTGCTAACTCACGGCTATATGCCTCTACTACATAATAGGCTGCAGAACGGACCTCCGGTGAAACAGGAGGCGCCCAGTTCGACCAGCTACGGCATGGACGTAATATCGACATCATCGCCTCCCGGGAACGCCGTGTCCACGACGGACGGGGTCAGCGGGCTCTTGAACGGTCGATACGCATCGCACTATGCACTAGGTCTGAAGTCGGACGGCCTGTGCAGTCCAGATCGCATCATCGGGTACCCTCACGCGCACACAACGACATCCTCAACGTCAAGTAAAAAAAGAAGTCGCGCGAAAGCAAAGCAGGGCAACAACGGCAATAACATACACGGCACATCATTGGCCTTCCCCTCCGCGACCGCCGCTGAGCTGAGCGGTTTGTTAGGTAAAGAGAAGCCCGTCCATCGCTGCGGCATCTGCAATCGAGGATTCCTGAACAAATCCAATATTAAAGTGCATCTCCGCACCCACACGGGGGAGAAGCCGTTTAGATGCGACGTCTGCGCTAAAGCGTTCAGACAGAAAGCGCACTTGATCAAACATCAGCAGATACACAAGAGGATCGGGAGAGACTGA